The window TCGACGCCGCGTACGCCCCGCTGCCGGACCCCCGGAAGGCGGCGATGGAGCTCAGGAACAGCACCCGCCCGCCGGGGTCGGCGAGCCGGTCCTTCAGGGCCTCGGTGAGGAGAGCCGCGGTCAGGGTGTTGAGGCCGAAGTTGAGGGTCCAGTTGTGCAGCACGACGTCGAGGGGCTCGTCGCTGTCCACCTGGGGCTCCAGATGGCCGGCGCCTCCGGCACTGTGGATCAGTACGTCCACGGTGCCGAGTTCCGATGCCACGAACCGCTCCACACCGCGCACGCCACGCGGCTTGCTCAGATCCGCCGCGTAGGTGAGCGCCCCGGGCACACCGGCCTGCTCCAGCACCTCGGCGCGCCGCCCGAGCAGGAGCACCTGATC of the Streptomyces sp. T12 genome contains:
- a CDS encoding SDR family NAD(P)-dependent oxidoreductase, encoding MARNVVISGGGTGIGLAAAQLFAADGDQVLLLGRRAEVLEQAGVPGALTYAADLSKPRGVRGVERFVASELGTVDVLIHSAGGAGHLEPQVDSDEPLDVVLHNWTLNFGLNTLTAALLTEALKDRLADPGGRVLFLSSIAAFRGSGSGAYAASKAALHPYAHDLARQLGPRGITVNVVAPGYVEDTEFFGDAMDEERRERLVAETSTGRAGTPGDVAATLHWLASHGAGHVTSQIIQVNGGAERGH